The genome window CATCAGGTCGCCGTCGGCGATTTTCTGCTTGGTCATGCGCTCGATGCTTTTGAGCAGCTTTTCTTCGTCCGGCGCGACCAGCGAGATCGCTTCGCCCGAACGACCGGCACGGCCGGTACGGCCGATACGGTGAACGTAATCTTCATCGACGTTCGGCAGCTCGAAGTTGACCACGTGGGGCAACTGGTCGATGTCCAGGCCACGGGCCGCGATGTCGGTGGCCACGAGGATGCGCACTTCGCCGGCCTTGAAGTCGGCCAGGGCCTTGGTGCGGGCGTTCTGGCTCTTGTTGCCGTGGATCGCCACGGCTGGCAGGCCGTGCTTGTCCAGGTACTCGGCCAGGCGGTTGGCGCCGTGCTTGGTACGGGTGAAGACCAGGACCTGTTCCCAGGCACCGGCGGTAATCAGGTGCGCCAGCAGGGCACGCTTGTGGCTGGCCGCCAGGCGGAACACACGCTGCTCGATACGCTCGACCGTGGTGTTCGGCGGCGTGACTTCGATGCGCTCCGGGTTGTGCAGCAGCTTGCCGGCCAGGTCGGTGATGTCCTTGGAGAACGTCGCCGAAAACAGCAGGTTCTGGCGCTTGGCGGGCAGGCGGGCGAGGACTTTCTTCACGTCATGGACGAAGCCCATGTCGAGCATGCGGTCGGCTTCGTCCAGCACGAGGATTTCAACGTGGGACAAATCGACGCTGCCCTGGCCGGCCAGGTCCAGCAGGCGACCGGGGCAGGCCACCAGTACATCGACGCCACGGGACATGGCCTGGACCTGGGGGTTCATGCCGACGCCGCCAAAAATGCAGGCGCTGACGAACTTCAGGTCGCGAGCGTAGACCTTGAAGCTCTCGTGTACCTGGGCCGCCAGTTCGCGGGTGGGGGTCAGGACCAGTACGCGCGGTTGGCGCGGGCCATGACGCTGGGATTTGTCTGGATGACCGTTGGGAAACAACCGCTCCAGGATCGGAAGGGCGAAACCACCGGTTTTACCAGTACCTGTCTGCGCCGCGACCATCAGGTCGCGACCTTGCAACACGGCGGGAATGGCCCGCTGTTGCACCGGGGTAGGCTGGGTATAGCCGGCGGCTTCGATGGCGCCGACTAAAGCCTCGGAGAGACCGAGGGAAGCAAAGGACATGAGTAATCCTGTTTTAGTGAGGGCCTGGCCCAATGGGATAGTCTTGCCGGGCGCGAATGACGTTCAACCAAAAGACGTCATCCCGTCCGGTCCTGCCGGGCCTCGAAGGCGGGTCCGGACAAGGCTCGCGCGGGCTGTAGGCTGCGCTGTAGCGGTGTCGGGATGCCTTTTGCAAGACCGGGCGTCCGGGCGTGAGCCTGGCGGGAAGGCCGGAGTATAACAGAGCAAACGCCTCGCGCCGCTTTCCTGCTGCTCAACGGTTTATTTCAGTGCTGGCCCGGCCGGGCGAAGTGGCCTTGGTCATATCGCCTGCGCCGTAGCGGGCGCTCAGCTCGGCATAGGCCGGTTCGCGCTTGAAACGCTTGAGTTCGGCACTGAAGCGTTGCACCAGCAAATCCATCCCGGCATTGCGTCGCACCGCCAGGTATTGGCTTTGACGGCTCACCACCACCGGGTTTTCGGTGATCTGGTCGCCCAACTGCATTTGTTCGAGCACATGTCGGCCGACCCTGCGGTCGGTGATGAGCAGGTCGATCCGCCCCAGTTGCAACTTGCCGAAGTTGGCTTCGTGGGTGGGCGCCGCTTCACGTTTGAACAGGGTCGACTCACTGAAGGCCTGGCTGTACAGGTAGCCGGGCGAGGTGCCGACGGTCAGGCCGCCCAGGTCGTCGAGCGTGCGAAACGGATGGGGGCGGGCGTTGGCGTAGAACATCACGAATTCCACGTCCGACAGCGGTTCGCTGGGGTAAAGCAACAGGGCATCGCGCTCATCGCTGTGGAAAATGTCCAGC of Pseudomonas fluorescens contains these proteins:
- a CDS encoding DEAD/DEAH box helicase, with product MSFASLGLSEALVGAIEAAGYTQPTPVQQRAIPAVLQGRDLMVAAQTGTGKTGGFALPILERLFPNGHPDKSQRHGPRQPRVLVLTPTRELAAQVHESFKVYARDLKFVSACIFGGVGMNPQVQAMSRGVDVLVACPGRLLDLAGQGSVDLSHVEILVLDEADRMLDMGFVHDVKKVLARLPAKRQNLLFSATFSKDITDLAGKLLHNPERIEVTPPNTTVERIEQRVFRLAASHKRALLAHLITAGAWEQVLVFTRTKHGANRLAEYLDKHGLPAVAIHGNKSQNARTKALADFKAGEVRILVATDIAARGLDIDQLPHVVNFELPNVDEDYVHRIGRTGRAGRSGEAISLVAPDEEKLLKSIERMTKQKIADGDLMGFDASTIEAEKPEVRERPDVRNPRNARGPRGDGPNGGGGGGGRKDKGKDKGKEKSASNSNGRGERPAREQKPREGTPAREQQRPAPRAAADRAPDEFLDDDVDNFGNRVDYVPQQKPAQGRGRRPGAPAQGAGAGAPRGGQPQGRQNGPRNSNGSSTGTPPAKRSGPRNGAPRDGQARRDDTRPRRPARDDQPRQEPAVQNPRSNQPKIMHKESKADRFPTPEQLDQLPSRPRGEKPALLTRNR